In the Prevotella sp. E2-28 genome, one interval contains:
- a CDS encoding DUF4134 family protein, with protein sequence MTKLFLVTISNGGTNYSLTAQALAEMTDEVVLTMGYVVGLLYAVAALLAIYNATVIYIKLQAGEGGFTKAVLMMLGAVMFLIGATIVLPAFFGYHFGSSGFSPFD encoded by the coding sequence ATGACGAAGTTGTTCTTAGTGACAATCAGCAATGGCGGTACGAACTACTCGCTGACGGCTCAGGCACTCGCCGAGATGACTGACGAGGTGGTGCTGACGATGGGCTATGTCGTAGGCTTGCTCTATGCCGTTGCAGCTCTGCTGGCCATCTACAATGCAACAGTCATCTATATCAAGTTGCAGGCGGGCGAGGGCGGTTTCACCAAGGCCGTGCTGATGATGCTTGGAGCCGTGATGTTCCTGATAGGCGCAACGATTGTGCTGCCAGCGTTTTTCGGCTATCACTTCGGCTCTTCGGGATTCTCCCCATTCGATTAG
- a CDS encoding leucine-rich repeat domain-containing protein, which translates to MMNRYNETGTIINFSARTYMNHKCICTYASDDEKLHAIIDDYGVMYSPDGKRLLDTVRQLKHYEVPEGVEVICDGAFCFSGLESIKLPDSLLAIGCNAFGNTRLTALTIPRNVRHIAPVNPIATNQLLLDKFECLSPYFKVVKGILYSKDNVIFYGAVTEDYPEELEILEGVKVIANGAMSHRAHLKSVSIPDSVTVMGDGAFHCSGVKKVKLSQNIDRIPAECFDDCRLEVFIVPEGVVNVDDSALGHNDNLITVIFPKTLKNMGYNVFSGCPSLTRISGPRKSNFMNLKDMQKAGLRKGVRSTRENCIIDSYESNMEGVTMHLHN; encoded by the coding sequence ATGATGAATAGATATAACGAGACTGGCACTATCATCAATTTTAGTGCCAGAACCTATATGAACCATAAGTGCATCTGCACTTATGCAAGCGATGATGAAAAGCTTCACGCCATTATTGATGATTATGGTGTTATGTATAGCCCTGATGGAAAACGGCTGCTCGATACTGTCCGTCAACTGAAACACTACGAGGTTCCAGAGGGCGTCGAGGTCATCTGCGACGGAGCGTTTTGCTTTAGCGGGCTGGAGAGCATCAAGTTACCCGATTCATTACTAGCCATTGGATGTAATGCCTTTGGCAACACAAGGCTGACGGCACTCACCATCCCAAGGAACGTGCGACATATCGCGCCTGTGAATCCTATTGCCACCAATCAATTGCTGCTTGACAAGTTCGAATGTCTATCACCATACTTCAAAGTGGTTAAAGGTATTCTCTACAGCAAGGATAACGTCATATTCTATGGAGCAGTGACAGAAGACTATCCAGAAGAACTGGAGATTCTTGAAGGAGTAAAGGTTATCGCTAATGGAGCTATGAGTCATCGCGCACATCTGAAATCAGTATCTATACCAGATTCTGTTACCGTCATGGGTGACGGCGCTTTCCATTGCTCTGGGGTGAAGAAAGTGAAACTATCACAGAATATCGACCGCATTCCAGCAGAATGTTTCGACGACTGTCGGCTGGAGGTTTTTATCGTTCCTGAAGGAGTTGTAAATGTCGATGACAGTGCGTTGGGACATAATGATAATCTGATAACCGTCATCTTCCCCAAGACATTGAAGAATATGGGGTATAACGTGTTTAGTGGTTGCCCGTCACTTACTCGTATTTCAGGTCCGAGAAAATCAAATTTCATGAACTTGAAAGATATGCAGAAAGCCGGTCTAAGAAAGGGAGTTCGTAGTACGCGCGAGAACTGTATCATCGATAGCTACGAAAGCAACATGGAAGGTGTTACGATGCACCTACACAATTAG
- a CDS encoding DUF4099 domain-containing protein — protein sequence MSKSHLVTNNLQPQFEKFGISECEFWNLSWKDMNRLTQGKTIDVTLKAENGEGKTIERVGRLRMQKNPDGSVEMKVYYRNDEVKSDELKLSKNDLEKIQEQGVIYTELNIGGSRNRYFVQLDRETNCLLYEKADRIGQNIPEDIFGVKIDRELRDQIREGKQVTVKSGNKEYTIGIDLLSEGGFSVSEKRKEE from the coding sequence ATGAGCAAATCTCATTTGGTCACAAACAATCTTCAACCGCAGTTTGAGAAGTTCGGAATCTCAGAGTGCGAGTTTTGGAACCTTTCGTGGAAGGACATGAACCGACTGACGCAAGGTAAAACCATTGACGTGACGCTAAAAGCAGAAAACGGTGAAGGCAAAACTATAGAAAGAGTTGGCCGACTGAGGATGCAGAAGAACCCTGACGGCAGCGTGGAAATGAAGGTTTACTACCGCAACGATGAAGTGAAATCGGATGAACTAAAGCTGTCGAAAAATGACCTAGAAAAGATACAGGAACAAGGTGTAATCTACACGGAGCTGAACATCGGTGGCAGCAGGAATAGGTATTTCGTGCAATTAGATAGAGAGACCAACTGCCTGCTGTATGAGAAAGCAGATCGTATTGGGCAGAACATTCCTGAAGACATTTTCGGAGTGAAGATAGACCGTGAATTACGTGACCAGATACGTGAAGGGAAACAGGTTACAGTGAAAAGCGGTAATAAAGAATATACAATAGGTATTGACCTGCTGTCGGAAGGTGGATTCAGTGTCAGTGAAAAGCGAAAAGAGGAATAG
- a CDS encoding helix-turn-helix domain-containing protein codes for MKDGKVTIAEIGPRLKLIRQELGITQKQLAQDLDMNQAILSKFENGGMVYASVLLDVLCYFRDRININYLLQPGDDYSLNDERHRFSNDKVRDIVLDNRRRFALEELRKISGEYSQKCEEIINNTIDFCKSEPE; via the coding sequence ATGAAGGATGGTAAAGTAACAATAGCAGAAATAGGTCCCCGGCTGAAGCTCATTCGGCAGGAGTTAGGAATCACGCAGAAACAGTTGGCACAGGATTTGGATATGAACCAGGCAATTCTGTCTAAATTCGAGAATGGCGGTATGGTCTATGCATCGGTATTGCTTGATGTACTATGCTATTTTCGTGACAGGATCAATATCAATTATCTGCTCCAACCAGGCGATGACTACAGCCTGAATGATGAACGTCACCGTTTCTCTAATGACAAAGTCCGGGATATCGTCCTCGACAATCGCCGTCGATTCGCATTGGAGGAACTCCGAAAGATTTCTGGAGAATACAGTCAAAAGTGCGAGGAAATCATCAACAACACTATAGACTTCTGTAAGTCTGAGCCAGAGTAA
- a CDS encoding toprim domain-containing protein, with the protein MIDYKEAKKKISIISILRDWGYKFDKSKGKISPNFVLRDEHGKEIDRVIITNPKKSEEQGYWRRDGGKGDLITFIKENLNQFGVVGRNETDTVTKVLAKLMNIEEEKEQKRKEKASADTSEQDLFEDYELDQWLDDNGIREAKEFDLAQWERQSGTEHIDDMMRFFTGRGITHETVEDFAEFIELVKNKGQMPDGAPYPTNIAFPYRVPRSNCIAGYELRGFGGFKGKAEGTNSRSGLWLADFSGGRPSRVRKVFFFESALDAMAFYQQKQEELYLEQCVFASTGGSFSDLQVKGTMDYFARATAIDCFDNDLQGHLYGCRMIALLEGQWKMDDLKCEVKNGIVKFKFGERNMQIAAALLDIDTFRAMTGLYKNKVEEWKAPDGYKDWNDVLMKEQDS; encoded by the coding sequence ATGATTGATTATAAGGAAGCAAAGAAGAAAATAAGTATCATCAGCATACTAAGGGACTGGGGCTACAAGTTCGACAAGTCGAAGGGAAAAATCAGTCCAAACTTCGTGCTGCGAGATGAACACGGTAAGGAGATTGACCGCGTGATCATCACCAACCCCAAGAAATCAGAGGAACAGGGGTACTGGAGGCGCGACGGCGGGAAAGGAGACCTTATTACGTTCATCAAGGAGAACCTGAACCAGTTTGGTGTGGTAGGACGCAACGAGACGGACACAGTGACAAAGGTCTTGGCGAAGTTGATGAACATTGAGGAGGAGAAAGAACAAAAAAGGAAGGAGAAGGCATCTGCAGATACCTCTGAGCAAGATTTGTTTGAAGACTACGAATTGGATCAGTGGCTCGATGACAACGGTATTCGTGAGGCAAAGGAGTTTGATCTGGCACAATGGGAACGACAGTCAGGGACAGAGCATATCGACGATATGATGAGATTCTTCACTGGCCGAGGAATTACACATGAGACGGTCGAGGACTTTGCTGAGTTTATCGAACTGGTGAAGAACAAAGGCCAGATGCCAGACGGTGCCCCCTACCCTACGAATATCGCATTCCCCTACAGAGTGCCTAGAAGTAACTGCATTGCTGGTTACGAACTGAGAGGATTCGGCGGCTTCAAAGGAAAGGCCGAGGGAACGAATAGCCGGAGCGGATTATGGCTTGCAGACTTCTCTGGTGGCAGACCCAGCAGAGTGAGAAAGGTGTTCTTCTTCGAGAGTGCGCTCGATGCGATGGCCTTCTATCAGCAGAAACAGGAAGAGCTGTATCTGGAGCAATGCGTATTTGCATCGACAGGCGGCAGTTTCTCTGACCTACAAGTGAAGGGAACAATGGATTATTTCGCCAGGGCTACAGCCATCGACTGCTTTGACAATGATCTGCAGGGACATTTGTATGGATGCCGGATGATAGCATTGCTCGAAGGGCAATGGAAGATGGACGATTTGAAATGCGAAGTGAAGAACGGCATAGTGAAATTCAAGTTCGGCGAGCGTAATATGCAAATCGCAGCAGCCCTCTTGGACATCGACACCTTCCGGGCCATGACAGGACTCTATAAAAATAAGGTGGAGGAATGGAAAGCACCTGACGGATATAAGGACTGGAACGATGTCCTAATGAAAGAACAAGATAGCTAA
- a CDS encoding DUF87 domain-containing protein, whose amino-acid sequence MTLIVILGFILFLAGMAVSVYAFGTGGKRANTFKDIYFSIEDVDGVGVLYTKTGEYSAILKMENPVQKYSADTDCYYDFTNLMTAVVQTLGEGYALQKQDVFVRKSFDGRALQVSDSGKFLSNAYFRFFNGRPYIEGCTYLVITQESKKSALLSYDNSKWRDFLVKIRKVADQLHDGGIKSAEFLNVQQAREYADRFFALNFRDAHFSMTNFKVDSEAIHMGTRQCKVYSLLDVDSVGLPGVLRPYVDMTVNNAVMPVDLMSEIDHIPDVDTVVYNQVIFLPNQKRELALLDKKKNRHASIPNPSNQMAVEDIKQVQEVIAREGKQLVYAHYNLIVAMDAQKDMQKVTNHLENIFSRQGIHISKRAYNQLELFVASFPGNVYRLSQDYDRFLTLSDAALCLMYKERQTHGDDTPVKCYYTDRQGVPMPIDTTGKEGKIKYTNNSNFFVLGPSGSGKSFFMNTVVRQYYEQNTDVVIVDTGDSYEGLCSYFGGTYISYSKEKPISMNPFKVTETEYLQNFGEKKNFLMSLIFLIFKGSQQPTKIEQYIIERTIIEYYREYFTPFEGFSEEEKKELHQTLVIAAKSNGEYEKYEEELQARNGTGSYDVTEEERAKYERNSRLSEKLQAVVDDAASTEGEKNAARNQLQRLTPEIVEGKFLEKIEREIAKREQQRKSLRVRELSFNSYYEFARQRIPQIIHEDSIQFPINDFAAILKPFYRGGALEYTLNNDMDGSLFDEQFIVFEIDKVKDDPVLFPIIVLIIMDVFTQKMRIKNKVRKCLVIEEAWKAIATPVMAEYIKYLYKTARKHWAMVGVVTQEIQDITSSPIVKEAIINNSDVFMLLDQSKFKDKFDDIKATLALTDIDCKKIFTINRLDNKVGRSPFKEVFIKRGTEGDVFGIEEPRECYMSYTTEKAEKEALKLYRRELNCNHQQAIEAFVRDWERSGIVKSLEFAQLVNKQGKVLNLPPKKQMIHA is encoded by the coding sequence ATGACATTAATAGTAATCTTAGGTTTTATTTTGTTCCTTGCCGGAATGGCCGTCAGCGTCTATGCCTTTGGCACCGGCGGCAAGCGTGCCAATACGTTCAAGGACATTTATTTCTCGATAGAAGATGTGGATGGGGTAGGGGTTCTGTACACCAAGACGGGCGAATATTCGGCCATCCTGAAGATGGAGAACCCCGTACAGAAGTACAGTGCCGACACGGACTGTTACTATGACTTCACGAACCTGATGACGGCGGTAGTCCAGACGCTTGGCGAGGGCTATGCGCTGCAAAAGCAGGACGTGTTTGTGAGGAAGAGCTTCGACGGTCGCGCCCTTCAAGTCAGCGATAGCGGCAAGTTTCTCTCCAATGCCTATTTCCGCTTCTTCAATGGCCGTCCCTATATTGAGGGATGCACGTATCTGGTCATCACGCAGGAAAGCAAGAAAAGTGCGTTGCTGAGCTATGACAACAGCAAGTGGCGCGACTTCCTGGTCAAGATCCGCAAGGTGGCCGACCAACTGCACGATGGCGGCATCAAGAGTGCCGAGTTCCTGAACGTGCAGCAGGCCCGCGAGTATGCCGACCGCTTCTTTGCCCTGAACTTCCGCGATGCCCATTTCTCGATGACCAACTTCAAGGTGGACAGCGAAGCCATTCACATGGGCACTCGCCAGTGCAAGGTCTACAGTCTGCTGGATGTCGATTCCGTCGGACTGCCCGGTGTGCTGCGTCCTTACGTCGATATGACAGTGAACAATGCCGTGATGCCCGTTGACCTGATGAGCGAGATAGACCATATCCCCGATGTGGACACGGTTGTCTATAACCAGGTCATCTTCCTGCCCAATCAGAAGCGTGAGCTGGCATTGCTCGACAAGAAGAAGAACCGTCATGCGAGCATTCCCAATCCATCAAACCAGATGGCCGTCGAGGACATCAAGCAGGTGCAGGAGGTGATAGCACGAGAAGGGAAACAGCTCGTCTATGCCCACTATAATCTCATTGTGGCAATGGATGCCCAGAAAGATATGCAGAAGGTGACCAACCATCTGGAGAATATCTTCAGCCGTCAGGGCATCCATATCTCGAAACGTGCCTATAACCAGCTTGAACTCTTCGTGGCCTCGTTCCCTGGCAATGTCTATCGCCTCAGTCAGGATTACGACCGTTTCCTGACGCTTTCGGATGCTGCCTTGTGCCTGATGTACAAGGAGCGTCAGACGCATGGCGATGATACGCCTGTGAAGTGTTACTATACCGACCGTCAGGGTGTGCCGATGCCTATAGACACCACAGGTAAGGAAGGAAAGATCAAGTACACCAACAACTCGAATTTCTTTGTCCTTGGCCCCTCTGGTAGTGGTAAGTCGTTCTTCATGAACACAGTCGTGCGTCAGTATTACGAGCAGAATACCGATGTGGTAATTGTCGATACTGGTGACAGTTATGAGGGACTGTGCAGCTATTTCGGTGGAACATATATCTCTTATAGCAAGGAAAAACCCATCTCCATGAATCCCTTCAAGGTAACTGAGACGGAGTATCTCCAGAACTTCGGTGAGAAGAAGAACTTCCTGATGTCGCTGATATTTCTCATCTTCAAGGGCAGTCAACAGCCCACGAAGATTGAGCAGTATATCATCGAGCGAACCATCATCGAGTATTATCGTGAGTATTTTACTCCTTTTGAGGGTTTTTCCGAGGAAGAGAAGAAAGAACTCCATCAGACGCTGGTGATTGCGGCCAAGAGCAATGGCGAGTATGAGAAATACGAGGAAGAGCTGCAGGCGCGCAACGGCACTGGCTCCTACGACGTAACGGAAGAAGAGCGTGCGAAGTATGAGCGTAACAGCCGTCTCTCTGAGAAGTTGCAGGCCGTGGTTGATGACGCAGCCAGTACGGAGGGAGAGAAGAATGCTGCCCGGAACCAATTGCAGCGACTGACTCCTGAGATTGTCGAGGGCAAGTTCTTGGAAAAGATCGAGCGCGAGATTGCCAAGCGTGAGCAGCAGCGCAAGAGCTTACGTGTCCGGGAACTGTCGTTCAACAGCTATTACGAGTTTGCCCGTCAGCGTATTCCTCAGATTATCCATGAGGACAGCATCCAGTTCCCGATCAATGACTTTGCAGCTATCCTGAAGCCGTTCTATCGTGGCGGTGCACTGGAATATACTCTGAACAATGACATGGACGGTTCGCTGTTCGATGAGCAGTTTATCGTCTTTGAGATAGACAAGGTGAAGGACGACCCTGTGCTGTTCCCCATCATCGTGCTCATCATCATGGACGTGTTCACCCAGAAGATGCGTATCAAGAACAAGGTGCGCAAGTGCCTGGTCATTGAGGAAGCATGGAAGGCCATCGCCACCCCAGTCATGGCAGAGTACATCAAGTACCTGTATAAGACGGCCCGAAAGCATTGGGCAATGGTGGGTGTTGTGACACAGGAGATTCAGGATATCACCTCTTCCCCTATCGTCAAGGAGGCCATCATCAACAACTCCGACGTGTTCATGCTGCTCGACCAGAGCAAGTTCAAGGATAAGTTCGATGACATCAAGGCCACACTGGCCCTGACGGATATCGACTGCAAGAAGATCTTCACGATTAACCGTCTTGACAACAAGGTAGGCCGTTCGCCGTTCAAGGAGGTCTTCATCAAACGAGGCACTGAGGGTGATGTCTTTGGCATCGAGGAACCGCGAGAGTGCTATATGAGCTATACGACGGAGAAGGCTGAGAAAGAGGCTTTGAAACTCTATCGGCGAGAGCTGAATTGTAACCATCAGCAGGCTATCGAGGCCTTTGTGCGTGATTGGGAACGCAGTGGTATCGTTAAGTCGCTGGAGTTTGCACAACTTGTAAATAAACAGGGTAAGGTTTTGAACCTGCCACCTAAAAAACAGATGATACATGCGTAA
- a CDS encoding ParA family protein translates to MATTKKTRIITVVNHKGGVGKTMTAANLGAALAKMGKTVLLVDADGQCNLTMQSVEEVTVPTLSDYLNNDDIEVNPQQVSKKLFLIPGSTALDADSHNIELSIEEDAGATKYMSEWLEKVNGEYDYVIIDSAPGSGAMLVNVIVAADELIIPIADKFSIPGAKKLTQIIRANNKEVRGHYLLTKQTKWGVSKQIKELLLTQAPENLYHTAIRQCEELNKAAACGMSIFDYNPKCNGAEDYMALAKEINKGTKDKDMPF, encoded by the coding sequence ATGGCAACAACAAAGAAAACAAGGATTATAACCGTCGTCAACCACAAGGGTGGGGTAGGGAAGACCATGACTGCGGCAAACCTCGGTGCCGCCCTCGCTAAGATGGGTAAAACCGTACTTTTGGTAGATGCTGACGGACAGTGTAACCTGACCATGCAGAGCGTTGAGGAAGTAACTGTTCCTACGCTCTCAGACTACTTAAACAACGACGATATAGAAGTAAATCCACAGCAGGTTTCAAAGAAGCTGTTCCTGATTCCAGGATCAACGGCTTTGGATGCTGATTCACATAACATCGAACTCTCTATCGAGGAGGATGCTGGTGCTACGAAATACATGTCAGAATGGCTTGAAAAAGTGAATGGCGAGTATGACTACGTTATCATCGACTCTGCTCCTGGTTCCGGCGCTATGCTGGTCAACGTTATAGTGGCCGCTGACGAACTGATAATACCCATCGCAGACAAGTTCTCGATTCCTGGAGCAAAGAAGCTCACGCAGATTATACGAGCGAATAACAAAGAGGTTCGTGGTCACTATCTGCTCACCAAACAGACGAAGTGGGGTGTCAGCAAGCAGATCAAGGAACTACTGCTTACACAGGCCCCGGAGAACCTGTATCACACGGCTATCCGTCAGTGTGAGGAGCTGAACAAGGCTGCAGCATGTGGCATGAGCATCTTTGACTACAATCCCAAATGCAACGGTGCCGAGGATTACATGGCCCTGGCAAAAGAGATAAACAAGGGTACGAAGGATAAAGATATGCCATTTTAG
- a CDS encoding DUF4134 domain-containing protein encodes MVLAMLCMVSVTFAQNSAGDYSAGTTALGTVTTEIAKYVPVAVKLCYAIAGVVAVVGAISVYIKMNNEEQDVKKSIMMLVGACIFLIAAAQALPLFFGIGGE; translated from the coding sequence ATGGTGCTGGCAATGCTCTGCATGGTAAGTGTAACGTTCGCTCAGAACTCTGCTGGCGATTATTCCGCCGGTACTACGGCTCTTGGAACCGTGACCACGGAGATTGCGAAGTACGTGCCTGTGGCCGTGAAGCTGTGCTATGCCATCGCTGGCGTCGTAGCCGTAGTGGGTGCTATCAGTGTGTACATCAAGATGAACAACGAGGAGCAGGATGTCAAGAAGAGCATCATGATGCTCGTGGGTGCTTGCATCTTCCTGATTGCAGCAGCCCAGGCTCTGCCTCTGTTCTTCGGCATCGGTGGTGAATGA
- a CDS encoding DUF4133 domain-containing protein — protein sequence MMTGAEHLDYQVFKGLQRPLEFLGFQGRYIYWAAGTAGGAIVAFIVGYVAIGFVAALIMCTAVLAFGGVMTFLKQRKGLHSKNEEKGVFVLRRTREF from the coding sequence ATGATGACTGGTGCAGAACATCTCGATTACCAAGTTTTCAAGGGGCTTCAGCGGCCTCTTGAATTCTTGGGTTTTCAGGGACGCTACATCTACTGGGCTGCGGGAACGGCGGGCGGTGCCATCGTCGCGTTCATCGTCGGCTATGTGGCCATCGGCTTCGTCGCTGCCCTGATCATGTGTACGGCTGTCCTCGCCTTTGGCGGTGTGATGACATTCCTGAAACAACGGAAGGGTCTGCACTCCAAGAATGAGGAGAAAGGTGTGTTCGTGCTGCGTCGGACGAGGGAGTTTTAG
- a CDS encoding replication initiation protein has protein sequence MATAKSTTTNEGASAKQTKPKKKPGRKSTKVKLPEGLIPIEEETWLLAPLTLTLMRHNYTSVQNKVLMSILECLQNILRQMLNAGNGVSSLATVQRGEIANEKGGLSFNLDFRSFGIDRNHYNELRSSLKMLPAIPVEIPFKSKEGKRYRKVTSLCDVFIPEEKYKTYVVVHIDKEVAEKLVTFELGWHRLGKEVVTSSNNKYTQRIYMYITAWTRVGRSVMSSQELRKWLQLEDKYREFRKLAARVLDPAQKELEELARAGYCDCYFTYEKKYTGYKKAGEPDQIEFRIYKSPKLVNNEDQAVFDRQYEQLQNMIMKHFGFTQREIESLMKRINEQNIQEMITKVSTIYMMVHDDEKGEIKDIKAYVYKAMDNFLNETMDSYEEIKD, from the coding sequence ATGGCTACCGCTAAGTCAACAACAACAAATGAAGGAGCATCTGCCAAGCAGACGAAGCCCAAGAAGAAACCTGGACGCAAGAGCACGAAAGTGAAGCTGCCCGAAGGACTCATCCCTATTGAGGAAGAGACCTGGCTGTTGGCTCCGCTGACGCTCACCCTGATGCGCCACAACTATACGTCGGTGCAGAACAAGGTGCTCATGTCCATTCTGGAGTGTCTGCAGAATATCCTCCGCCAGATGCTGAATGCCGGTAATGGTGTGTCGAGCTTAGCCACCGTCCAACGCGGTGAGATCGCCAACGAGAAAGGTGGCCTGTCGTTCAATCTCGATTTTCGCAGTTTCGGCATCGACCGTAACCACTACAATGAACTCCGCAGTTCCTTGAAGATGCTGCCTGCCATTCCCGTCGAGATTCCCTTCAAGTCGAAGGAGGGCAAGCGCTATCGTAAGGTCACCAGCCTGTGCGATGTCTTCATCCCTGAAGAGAAGTACAAGACCTACGTCGTGGTGCATATTGACAAGGAGGTGGCCGAGAAGTTGGTGACGTTCGAACTTGGTTGGCATCGTCTGGGTAAGGAAGTCGTGACCAGCAGTAACAACAAGTACACGCAGCGTATCTATATGTACATCACGGCCTGGACGCGAGTAGGGCGCAGTGTGATGTCTTCTCAGGAACTCCGCAAGTGGCTTCAGTTGGAGGACAAGTATCGTGAGTTCCGCAAGCTCGCCGCCCGTGTGCTCGACCCCGCTCAAAAGGAATTGGAAGAGCTGGCCCGTGCCGGTTACTGCGACTGTTACTTCACTTATGAGAAGAAATACACGGGTTACAAGAAGGCCGGTGAACCCGACCAGATTGAGTTCCGTATTTACAAGTCTCCAAAGTTGGTGAACAATGAAGATCAGGCAGTCTTTGACCGTCAGTATGAACAGCTTCAGAATATGATCATGAAGCACTTTGGTTTCACCCAGCGTGAGATAGAGAGCCTGATGAAGCGCATTAACGAGCAGAACATTCAGGAGATGATTACCAAAGTTTCCACCATTTACATGATGGTGCATGATGATGAGAAGGGTGAAATCAAGGATATCAAGGCTTACGTTTATAAGGCGATGGACAACTTCTTGAATGAAACAATGGATTCTTACGAGGAGATTAAGGACTGA
- a CDS encoding replication initiation protein, whose translation MPTKRDSKKEQGRGESLIVPMTVIMMRQGYDYWQNKVLLAIIDKLQPYIREGLQIDMFGIQEDIILSIRYKDLGIRRADYSKFRSRLATLSLIPVIIPSTLNNESYHRYHRLGTVFFEEGDSKDFMIQLDKDVVHHIISKEYGYCELSKDAFLACKSRYSQQIYLMLASWRNEGEHRIPLKELESQLNQEGNSLELSRTSTKKVQPAPTIQGILNDVKSELDALKADNKSDLSFTYEEGGGEVTFKILV comes from the coding sequence ATGCCTACGAAGCGAGACTCGAAGAAAGAGCAGGGTAGGGGAGAGTCACTAATCGTCCCTATGACTGTTATCATGATGCGCCAGGGTTATGACTACTGGCAGAACAAAGTATTGCTCGCTATCATTGATAAACTACAGCCTTATATTCGTGAAGGGCTTCAGATCGATATGTTTGGTATTCAGGAGGACATCATTCTGTCTATCCGCTATAAGGATTTGGGTATTCGCAGAGCCGATTATTCTAAGTTCCGTTCCCGCTTAGCTACGCTTTCTCTCATTCCTGTCATTATTCCAAGCACGCTCAATAATGAGTCTTATCATCGTTATCATCGCCTTGGTACTGTGTTCTTCGAAGAGGGAGATAGTAAGGACTTCATGATCCAGCTGGATAAAGATGTGGTACATCATATCATCTCTAAGGAGTATGGATATTGTGAATTAAGTAAAGATGCGTTCTTGGCATGTAAGTCACGATACAGCCAGCAGATCTATCTTATGCTTGCCAGTTGGCGAAATGAAGGTGAACATAGGATTCCATTAAAGGAATTAGAGTCACAGTTGAATCAGGAGGGTAATAGCCTGGAGTTGAGTCGTACATCTACAAAGAAAGTTCAGCCAGCACCCACGATTCAAGGTATTCTCAATGATGTTAAATCTGAACTCGACGCACTGAAGGCAGATAATAAAAGTGACCTTTCCTTCACCTATGAAGAGGGTGGGGGAGAGGTCACCTTCAAGATACTGGTTTGA